The window TGGCAGCAACTGCGGTATCTTTTATCTTGTCACTTTCTACAGGTCTAACTCAGATATTACAAACAATTTTATTAGTTGCAATTGGTGGTCCAACTTTTATATTTTCAATTTTATCGGTAACTAATTTGAAAACAGATGCTGTTGCAGTGAATATTGGAGATTCAGTTAATAACCATAAAAATTTATATAATGAAAGTATTTCAAGTAATACTCCTGATTTAAGACGAAAAATTCGTGAATTGCAAAATAATTTAATTAAACCATCAGGAGAAATTATTGAAGAAATAGAACAAACTGGCCAATTTTCGGATATTGATTTTTCTGAATTATTAGAAGAAACAAAAAAAGAATCATCTGATAATAATTCAAAAATACCTGATTCTTTTTATAATGTTGAACAAAAAAACACAAATGATATTAAAGATTCATCAAAAAATGCTGTAAATAAAAATGATGATTTAGATGATTTCACTTATATTAAAACTAGGAATCATACAGAGGATCAAATTCATTAAAAATAAAGAATCTTATTATTGATAAGATTTTTTATTTTTAATTGACATGATATTATAATAATGAAAAGGGTGCTCGCTTGTAATGTCTAAAAAAACTTTAAACCTTAAAAATTTTAAGTCAATAAACAACAATATAATAAGATTAGTGTTTGCAAATAGAATCTTAACTATAATTATGCTTTTTGGACTACCGATTATGATTGCAATATGATTGTGTTTTGACAATGGAATACAAGATTTTATAGGTTATTTATTATATTTTATTAATAGCAAAAATAGTTCATTTTCAATTGATGAATGAAATGAAAAACTTGGTGGAATTGCAGAAACGTTTAGAGTATTTTTACCATTAATTGGATGAGCATTGTCATTTATTATTATTCTTTTTTTTGCCTTTATTGGTTTATTTGTTTTTTCGACATCAAAAAATAGAATAGCTCAAAGTATATGTTTTATTATTATTATTTTTCTATGGATTACCGCCTTAATTACAATTCAATTTACAAAACAATATTTTTATAATAATTATACAAATATTACAGGTGAAATAAGTTATATGGATGCATTTTGATATTCAATGCAAAGTAGTTACAATGTTGTTTCTAAATATTTTATCGGTATGTGATTTTTTGTTCTTTTTTCTTTTTGTGTTTTCATAATTGAATTAATAGAAGGAATATTAATTAAAAAAAATAAATTATCATTTACAGCTTTATTTGTTAATGATTATAATGTTAATTCAATGGCCAATAAAATTTTTTCATCCGAAATTGAATTTGGTGAAAATTATAAAAAACCTATTAAATCAAAGCATCAAAAAGATGATATCAAAAATAAAAAAAATTCAGATAAAAATGATAAAGTTAAAAAACCAATTATTAATGAAAATGATTTTAATGATGATAGTTTTTAGAAAGGCATCTATTTTATGGCAATAAAGGCAGAATATATTGTAAAAAAAATAAGTTATCAAGGAAGCGAATATTTTTATTACTTTAAAATAAATCAAAAAAGAAAATTAATTGGACTTAGAGTTAAAAATGGTGAAATGTATGTATCTGCACCAGAATATGCACAACAATGAGATGTTGAAAGATTAATTTATCGCAATATGCCCAAAATTATTGAAATGAGATCGTCATATTCAGAATCAATAAAATTTAACTTTGATGGATTAAATTCTTGAGTTAAAATTTTTGATAAACCATATAAATTAAAAGTTGTTAATGAAAATATTCATGCAATTATGAAGGATGATGGTTTTTATATGAAATTTTATCCTACAAAGTTGGAGCAAACAAAAAAAATGTATACATTTCTGGCCAAACAATATTACAATTGATTTAAAAAAGAAACAGATATGTTTGCAGCTAGACTAGGAGTAACATATAAAAATTTAACTATTAAATCAATGGATACAAGATGAGGGGTTTGCTACCCGATGCTTGGGAAAATTATTTTAAATCCATCGCTAATTCATTTCTCTGTTGATGTGATAGATTATGTAATAATTCATGAATTGACACATTTATTATTTCCAAATCATTCAGCAAATTTTAAACACTTCATTGCAAAACATTTACCAAATTATCGACAAATGGAACAAACATTAAAAAAACGTGGTTTATAATTTATTAAATTTAAATATAATTTAGAATTAAAGGTTGAATTATTTATTAAAAATGTTAAAATTAACTATAGAAATGTATATGTCATTTCTTTTAATAAAGTTTGCCACTCATTGACAAATTTTATATATTGTATATAATTAATTTTTTTAATATAAATTTTTTGATTTACGTCTATTTTATAAAGAAGCATTTGTATGTTTCAATTTTTTGTATTATTAAAATTATTTATTCTATTCATAGTGGAAGGCTTTCAATATATGGAAAAATTATTGGATATATTAGGAACAATTAGTTCACCAATAAAAAGAAAAGATTGTAATGCATGAGTAAATAAAATAATTTTGAATTCAACATTATTGGTAAATTCACCATCATTAAATTTTAAAAATAATATTTTCGAAGAAATTAAAATTAAGAAATTATTATTTGGTCAAACTAAAAATATTTGGCAATTAGAAGAAAATGAAGTATCAATTGATTGATTTGATACTCCAATGGAATTCTCAGATACAGAAGAAATGCACGAGGTACTTTATTCAAATCACAATATTTTTTAAATTATTGATTAACTGTACTAAAATAAGCATTTATGATCTGTAAATCTTTATAGAGTAGAGTTTCTACTCTATTTTTATTTTCATCATTTTTTTATATAATAATTAAAAGGACGTATATTTATGGGTTGAAAGAAAGAGTATAAAAAGCTATTAAAAGAAGAAACTAAAAAACGACTCTATTCGTATGATGCAACAAATAAAATTAATTATTTAATTGACTGACAAATTGAACCCGGAACTTACGGACAATATAATAGCGTTGAATTGCAAAAACGGATAAGATGATTCATTAATGAACTTCAAAAAAGCAAAAGTGTGCAAATCATTCCAAGTGATTTGAAAAATGATTTTTCATGATATTTTACTAAAGTTAAAATTAAAGAAGATTTCACAAATTTTCCCGCAGTTTCAATATTTCAGAATGTTTTTAATATATTGGAACAAAAAATTTCAGATATTGCAGCTTTATTAATTTGTTTTGCTTGTATGAAATTTATGTATTTAACAACAATTAAATTTAATGAAATAATTAATCAATTATTTAAAGAAGAAGAAATAAATAATTCATCATTAGTTAAGCGCGTTTTTGAAACCATGAGTAGAACTTCTTTGGAAGCATATGAAGATATTATTTATGAAGGTGAACTTATTTCAAAATCAAGGCAGCTGAACCCAAATAAAAACCATTTAACAGTATCAGAAATAGCTGAAATGGGACAAGATTTTTCTTATCATTGATCTAGAATGTTAGAACAAGTTTGTGAATTAACAGTCGAATCACTTAATTATCAAAAAAATTATCAACATACTCATACAGATGAATTTACAGAAACAATATCAAAAGATTTTAACAATTTTAAAAATGATTATTTTGGTTTTAATTCTGAAGAAAATAATTTTGAAGATTTTTTCGAACAAACAAAAACTATGGTTCTTTCATCCGAGTTAGACAGTGCACTAAAATTTTTCAATTTGAAAAGAACGGATTCTTATGTTATATTCAAAAAAGCTTATAGATTAATGGCAAAAACTTATCACCCCGATGTAAATTCTGATGCTGATGCAAATCAAATCATGCGAAAAGCAAATATTTATAAATATGTACTAGAAGACCATTTTAAAAATGTATAATTAAATGTGTATGAAATTGCTATTTATTAATTGGTTTAGGAGTAATTAAGATGAAAGTTAAATTAAATAAACTACAATCTGCGGATGCCAAAATACTTTGAGATTACAATTCAATTAACAATGATTCAACTTACGAAAAAACTATTTTTAAACCATGTGCAATTTGCGGGCGAGAAATGAAAAGATTTGATTTCAGAACGGAAAACAAAGAAACTGGTTGAGATATTTGAGCAGATAATTTAAAAGAATTGACAGTAACTGAAAGTCATGCTGATTATTATGAATTAAGGCATACTTATCATATGAATTATCCTTCAAATAAACAAACTTAAATAAAATATATAATATTTGCGGCAGATTATATTTTGATAATTTGCTTAATTGCATAGAAATATGTAAAAGGAGTAACTTATGGAAAATAAAAGTTTTGAGCTAATAAATGAATTAGCCAAGTTAGGTAGAGAAATCATTCGCTCTTATGATGTTAATTTTTTAGAGCGTCAAAATACAGGTGTTGCAAAACATAATTTTATGGTTGAACTGCAAAAATTTATATCTATCTATCATAATGATCCAGAGTCACTGCTAATAGAAATGAAAGAACATTTTCATGAAATGTATACAGATATTGCAAAATTAATTCAAAATGTGGAAGCTTTTGTTGCATTGTCTGGAAAAGAACTTGCAAAAGAAGATATTCCAACTATTTTTGCAATAAGCAAAAAAAATAGTTCTATATTGGATTGTTTGTCAAGAGATTTTTGAATAGAGACTGGCAGCCATTTATTAAATAGACCAGAAAATGAACGTAAAGAAATTAAAACTTATTTAAAAAATAGAGCTGAAAATACTTATTTTGGAATAGATGAAAAAACCTTGAATGAGTTCAAAAAAAATGGTTTAAATTTTAATTTAATTGAAGACTTATTCATTGAAAATATTATGAATGTTAATTTATATAAACAAATGATTAAATTTGATTTTAAATTTGAATCAGAAGATCAACTAGATATTAATTCACCAAAAGAAGTTTATGGTTTTATGGATAACATTTTATTGGGTTTGTCAGTTGGTTTCGCGTATATAGTTTATTTGGACGGTCTACTTTCAAAATATACAGGTAATTATGTAACAAATTATATAGAGGTAAATTTAGATGGTAAGTAATATTTTAAAGAGAACTATTGAAGAATATAGTAAAAATTGTCTATTGGCAATTGAAGATGAAATTTATTTGGTAAGATGAAATTCAAATTTAAAAAATAATTGAATCGCAAAAGAAATTACTAGAGTAAATTCAAATAAATTTGATGTTTATGATTGAGCACACTATTTATATAATTATTTAGATAATAAAAGACATGAGTGAAATAACAAAATTTTGGAAACCTTTTCAGATGAACCTGAAATTTTAGAAGAATATGAAGAATCAGATATTGTCTATATGCGATTTATGTCACTTGTCAGCACTAGTCATGAATTTTTATCAATGTTAGTATTATTAAAAACAAATGAAAATGAAAGAAATAAGAAAAATTTATCTTTAAATAATTTATTATTAACAGATACCGAGATTTGAGAGGCTTCAAAAATTCTACAAAAAACAATTATTAAAACTCACGCCGATATGACAGCTGATTTTAATTCATTAAATATTCCAGAAGAGTACGCTCATTTTGCGATTAATATTCAAAAAAAATTTTTGAAAGATAAAGATTCAACCTTAGCACCTCAAGAATTTTATAAAAAAGTAAGTGATTTTATGGAAGTGGTTCAAGACACGCTTGAAGATGCATTTGATCCCGAACAAGAAAGTAGTTCAAATTCTGTAGATGAACAAATTGGTGATTTCTTCCAATTTTTAATGACAATGGATACTTTCAATTTCTATTCACTTTTATTGTATGAAATTTATTTTAAGACATATTTTTCAAATAGAGAAGATATGATGGTTCCGCAAACAATTTCAGAAATAAGAGATGAACAATTAAATGAAGCACATTTAATTTCGCTTGGTGGAGTTGACAAAAATTATTCACATTTAAAAAATTAAACTGCTATTTTTATCTTACTCATTTGAAGTGTGTTAGTATTAAAAAGGTACGAGTGCATTATTAAATAGGAATATATATGGATGTACAAAACTTTTTAAATAAACTCTCATTTCAAACATATTTTGATTGGCATAAAAAATTGCTAACAGAAAATGTAACCTCATTTGTTAAAAATGATAATTTAAATTTGTCTAATGAGTTAGAAGAATATAGACTATTAGACAGTTTTAAAGTTAATATAAATAAATTAGAAGAACTTTTGAAAAATAGTTTTCTTTATGATGTTTCAAAATTTTTAAAGAGAACTCATACAAAAAGTACAGGAACTATAGCTTTTAAAAAATACTGTAAATTTGAAGAATTCGGTTTACATATTTCAGAACCAATTTATATATTTTCTAGTTTTAGAAAATATTTGTCACCTTTTTTTACTGAAATTAAAAAAGATGACAATTCGATAGTTTTTGAGCAAAACACGCAAAATTTCGACTTACAAAAAATAACAACATATGCGCAAGCAACTGTAATTAAGAAAATAAAAGAAATAAATTGCAGTATTTCATATATCTATGCTTCAAAAAAAAATTAAAGAATTATTCAACAACATTATTGATAATTCTTTAACAGATAGTGATAATAAATTAAATCCTGTTGAATTTCATAAGAAATCAACAAATTTTAGTAAATTAGTGAGTCTTACAACTGAAATTGTTAAACATGCAGCCTCTAAAAAATTCTCACGTAAATTATGTATTAAATAAATTGTATAAAGCAGATATACAGCTTCATTATTTGTTTTTGAATTATGAGCAATTCATTTCTTCTTTTTATGGTAGCGATTTTGTTCAAACACAATTTCAAAATACCTTTATGAATTATCATAAAAAGAGAATAGAAGTTACAAAATATAATTATAAAAAATTTGAAAATTAGATATATTTGTTTTAAAGCCTCAACATTATTTGAGGCTTTAAAATTTTTAGTTTATATATAACTTGTATTATTATGGCAAATTTTGATATTATCTAAAAAGCGAAAAGGAAAATAAACATGACAGACCAAAAAATTATTAATATAGCCGTTATAGCGCACGTTGATGCTGGTAAATCAACATTAGTTGATGCTTTTTTATCACAATCAGGAGTATTTAGAACAAATGAAGTTGTAAAAGAACAAGTAATGGATTCAAATGACCAAGAACGTGAAAGAGGCATAACAATTTATTCAAAAAATTGTTCAATTCAATATAAAGATTACAAAATTAATATTGTTGATACTCCAGGCCATGCAGATTTTTCTTCAGAAGTTGAACGTATTATGAAAACAGTAGATACAGTGATTTTATTGGTTGATTCTTCAGAGGGCCCAATGCCTCAAACTAGATTTGTTCTATCAAAAGCATTAGAACTTGGATTAAAACCAATTTTATTAATCAATAAAATAGATAAAAAAGATCAACGCGCTTTGGAAGTTGTTGATGAAGTTTTAGAATTATTTATGGAATTGGATGCAAACGAAGAACAGTTAGAATTTCCAACACTTTTTGGAATTGCAAAAAAAGGAATTGTTCAATATGATATGGAAACTCCATCAATTGATTTATCACCATTGTTTGAAACTATTGTAAAACAAACAGGTAGTTACCCAATTGATTTATCATCAAAAAATACTCAATTGCAAATCTCATCACTTGCATATGATGCTTTTATTGGTAGATTAGGGATAGGTAGATTATTTGAAGGCACTATAAAAGAAGGGCAACAAATTATAATTGCAAAAAATAATAACGGTGGAAATGTAAAAGGCAAAATTGTAAATTTATTTGTTTATCAAGGTTTAAAAAGAGTACAAGTGAAAGAAGCATATGCTGGAGATATTGTAGTAATTTCAGGTTTAGCTGAAATTTCAATCGGAGATACTATTTGTGATGTAAATGACATAAGACCAATGCCACCAATTCATATTGAAGAACCAACAATGTCAATGAATTTTTTAGTAAATACATCTCCTTTTGCTGGTAAAGTTGGTAAGTTTGTTACAACAAGAAATATTAAAGAGCGCTTAGAAAAAGAACTTGAAGTTAATGTTGGAATGAAAGTAGAATCGTTATCTGATTCATCTGCAGATGGATTCAAAGTTTTAGGGCGTGGAGAATTACATTTATCTGTTTTAATTGAAACAATGAGAAGAGAAGGTTTTGAACTTGGAATTTCAAAACCAGAAGTTATATTTCACATTGAAAATGGCGTGAAAATGGAACCAGTTGAAAATGTCATCATTAGTGTACCTACAGAATATTCAGGAACAGTCATTAATAAATTAAACCTAAGAAAAGGTATGATGACTAATATGGATTCTGATGGTATTCGCGATCGTATTGAATATCGTGTACCAATGCGTGGATTAATTGGATTTAGAACTGAATTTACAAATGATACACATGGTGAAGGAATTTTAGTTCGTTCAGTTGATGGTTTTGAAGAATATAAAGGAGTTATTCAAGGACGTCAAAATGGAGTTTTAGTTTCAATGACAAACGGAATAACTTTACCATATGCTTTAAATAATTTGGAAGAACGTGGAAAATTATTTGTAGGACCTCAGGTAGAAGTTTATGAGGGAATGATTGTAGGATTGCACTCAAGAGATAATGATTTAGATGTTAATCCAACAACAGGTAAAAAACTAACAAATACAAGAGCATCAGGATCAGATGATGCTGTTAAATTAACACCACCAGTGAAATTTTCTTTGGAAGAAGCATTAGAATTTATTGAATGAGATGAATTGGTTGAAGTGGTACCGAACGATATAAGATTAAGAAAACGTTGATTAACACAAAATGAACGTAAACAACACAGAAGTGATCCTCACTAGTTATCAAAATTAGATAATTTTTTGATAATGCACAAAAATTTTTAAGAAATATTATAGCTGCAAATAAAATAATAATATTGTTTGTGAATTGATTAATTTATAAATCAACAAATGATTTATAGTTTATTCATAATTTTTAATCAAAAATTTTTTTGAAAATGAATTATTATCAATTATGAGATTTGCTATTTATCTTAATTATTATTGAATTTGATATGATTGATTTCTGTTAAAAAATAAAAATTAATTTTATAGATTAAAATAAATTAAATGATAAATAATTTATATAATCAAGTGTAGAAAATACACACTTTTTAGTGTATAATAATATGCGGTAAAACTTTTTTAAGAAATGAGTTGATCGTGATGTTAGACTATGCACACATAGTAGAAAAACAAGCAAAATTGTGAAAACGCACAGTCGCTTTAAAAACTCGTAAAATGCAAATTGAATATCAAATCGAAAAAGAACCTTTAAATAAAAAATTTCAACAAGAGTGGATAAATTTAAATTTAGAAATTGCTATAATAGAAAAAACAATTAGAGAAATGGATGACAATTTTTGAAAACCAAAAGAAATTCATCAAGAAGAAATTGTGGAAGTTGAATCAGAGCAAAGTCTTTATAAAAAAAATTAGAAATTTATTAATATTATTTAATGGAGGAATTATATGAAAGTATTAGTTTTGGGCGCAACAGGCAAATTGGGTAAAATGATTGTTGCAAATTTATTAGACGCAAAAGATGATGTCTATGTTTTAGTTAGAAATGTTGATGAGGCTAAAAATACATTGCAAAATAATAATATTAAATATATTAGTGGTGATGCAAAAAATTTAAATGACATTGTCAACGCATTATCAGGAATTGATGTTTTTGTATCTACATTTGGCACATCAAGTGAAACCAAGTTAATAAATGTTACTAAAAATATAATTGATGCTTTACTTAAAACTAATGTTAGAGGTGTAATTGTTTCTGGTGCAGCATCTCTATATCTTGATGAAACAAAAACTTCTAGATTAGTTGATAATTTATCACAAGTTCCAGAAGAATTTGTGGGAGTTATGAAAGGCCACGCAAAAGCATTGGAAATGTATAATAATGTTGATGGTATTAAAGTATCAATTTTTTCACCAGCATTAGATTTCGAATACCCAGGTTTATTAACAAAAAAATACGGCATCGGAAAAGATGTAGTAATTTATAATACAAATAATCAATCAATTGTTTCATATTTAGATGGGGCATGAGAATTAACAAACGAAATACATAATCCAAAACATATTGGTGAAAGATGAACAA of the Spiroplasma endosymbiont of Labia minor genome contains:
- a CDS encoding M48 family metallopeptidase codes for the protein MAIKAEYIVKKISYQGSEYFYYFKINQKRKLIGLRVKNGEMYVSAPEYAQQWDVERLIYRNMPKIIEMRSSYSESIKFNFDGLNSWVKIFDKPYKLKVVNENIHAIMKDDGFYMKFYPTKLEQTKKMYTFLAKQYYNWFKKETDMFAARLGVTYKNLTIKSMDTRWGVCYPMLGKIILNPSLIHFSVDVIDYVIIHELTHLLFPNHSANFKHFIAKHLPNYRQMEQTLKKRGL
- the typA gene encoding translational GTPase TypA translates to MTDQKIINIAVIAHVDAGKSTLVDAFLSQSGVFRTNEVVKEQVMDSNDQERERGITIYSKNCSIQYKDYKINIVDTPGHADFSSEVERIMKTVDTVILLVDSSEGPMPQTRFVLSKALELGLKPILLINKIDKKDQRALEVVDEVLELFMELDANEEQLEFPTLFGIAKKGIVQYDMETPSIDLSPLFETIVKQTGSYPIDLSSKNTQLQISSLAYDAFIGRLGIGRLFEGTIKEGQQIIIAKNNNGGNVKGKIVNLFVYQGLKRVQVKEAYAGDIVVISGLAEISIGDTICDVNDIRPMPPIHIEEPTMSMNFLVNTSPFAGKVGKFVTTRNIKERLEKELEVNVGMKVESLSDSSADGFKVLGRGELHLSVLIETMRREGFELGISKPEVIFHIENGVKMEPVENVIISVPTEYSGTVINKLNLRKGMMTNMDSDGIRDRIEYRVPMRGLIGFRTEFTNDTHGEGILVRSVDGFEEYKGVIQGRQNGVLVSMTNGITLPYALNNLEERGKLFVGPQVEVYEGMIVGLHSRDNDLDVNPTTGKKLTNTRASGSDDAVKLTPPVKFSLEEALEFIEWDELVEVVPNDIRLRKRWLTQNERKQHRSDPH
- a CDS encoding NAD(P)-dependent oxidoreductase, with translation MKVLVLGATGKLGKMIVANLLDAKDDVYVLVRNVDEAKNTLQNNNIKYISGDAKNLNDIVNALSGIDVFVSTFGTSSETKLINVTKNIIDALLKTNVRGVIVSGAASLYLDETKTSRLVDNLSQVPEEFVGVMKGHAKALEMYNNVDGIKVSIFSPALDFEYPGLLTKKYGIGKDVVIYNTNNQSIVSYLDGAWELTNEIHNPKHIGERWTIGYTK